From Neobacillus sp. PS2-9, the proteins below share one genomic window:
- a CDS encoding DNA-3-methyladenine glycosylase I, protein MNRCGWVNQDPLYIDYHDHEWGVPVYDDQLLFEYLNLEGAQAGLSWYTILKKRENYRKAFDQFDAEKVIRYDDKKIEELLHNEGIVRNKLKINAVITNARAYLKVKEEFGSFREYIWSFVNGKPIQNHFKDLSEVPATTEISDKLSKDLKKRGFKFVGSTICYAFMQATGMVNDHIITCDCYQKAVPVTKS, encoded by the coding sequence ATGAATAGGTGCGGTTGGGTGAATCAGGATCCGTTATATATTGACTATCATGACCATGAATGGGGTGTTCCGGTTTATGATGACCAATTATTGTTTGAATACTTAAATCTCGAAGGAGCTCAAGCAGGGCTTAGTTGGTATACGATTTTAAAGAAACGGGAGAATTATCGAAAAGCATTTGATCAATTTGATGCAGAAAAAGTTATCCGTTACGATGATAAGAAAATCGAAGAGCTTTTACATAATGAAGGAATTGTTCGCAACAAGCTAAAAATTAATGCTGTTATAACCAATGCGCGGGCATATTTGAAGGTAAAAGAGGAGTTCGGCTCCTTCCGGGAATATATTTGGTCCTTTGTCAATGGGAAACCGATTCAAAATCATTTCAAAGATTTATCTGAGGTCCCCGCAACAACCGAAATCAGCGATAAGTTAAGTAAGGACTTAAAGAAACGCGGATTTAAATTTGTGGGATCGACTATTTGTTATGCGTTCATGCAAGCAACAGGAATGGTTAACGACCATATAATTACATGTGATTGCTACCAAAAAGCCGTTCCGGTTACAAAATCCTAA
- a CDS encoding alkaline phosphatase PhoX — protein sequence MKKRLTVALALGLMIPAVTPAAAAGKDISIDSFKFNSMKAPASIEDMVKTYTSASMDVTYSDGKTKNFPLTYKQLFLSDEKIVTNNGEKIPAGTPIDVNGNPIVDKSVPGQESYYISDAPDSNSLMNVGGNLFMVSHFEYDSIDNAGKSAYGVVPASMTLTHLNQDKRTGELSVKDAKKIDFSSVNGLWIPCNGSTSPWGTHLGSEEYEPNALQFEAETGTDKDSTNVKGFAKLYFGDESKANPYNYGFIPEVTVKPNGDTSVVKHYSAGRFSHEIMTVMPDNKTAFFGDDGNYTVTFMYVADKEKDLSAGTLYAAKFVQTSAENGGSGDLEWVKLGHATDDEVRAIIDKGTKFSDIFETASEPTEGFTAIKTDSSGGKTEYIKLKPGMEKAAAFLESRRYAALKGATAEFRKMEGITVNAKDKKVYMAISEIGKAMLEDTTHVDPVDDVHLNKINAGGTYELNLTGGLKDKDGNEINSEYAASDMKALVVGEDLAAPDAYGNKANPDKISKPDNLSYSEKMRTLFIGEDGGEHTNNFVWAYNVDTKELSRVLSVPVGAEATGLRVLDNFNGFSYVLSNYQHPGDELENFQGTAVNKEELEQAIEAGIGIDKKGGVGYIAGLPQLNGKHVGWNLKDGKWYFHNENGDLQTGWVKDRAKWYYLEAAGEMKTGWVKTGNKWYYLAQSGEMKTGWVKTGNKWYYLTESGEMKTGWVKTGNKWYYLEESGEMKTGWVKSANKWYYLNTDGSMAVNTTINGYKVNQHGEWVR from the coding sequence ATGAAAAAGAGATTAACAGTTGCACTAGCTCTAGGATTAATGATACCAGCAGTAACACCTGCGGCGGCTGCAGGTAAAGATATTTCCATTGATTCATTTAAATTCAATTCAATGAAGGCACCAGCTTCCATTGAAGATATGGTGAAAACATATACTAGTGCTTCAATGGACGTAACCTACAGCGACGGAAAAACAAAAAATTTCCCTCTTACCTATAAACAATTATTCCTTTCAGATGAAAAGATTGTAACAAACAACGGTGAAAAAATTCCTGCGGGAACACCTATTGATGTGAATGGAAATCCAATCGTAGACAAGAGTGTCCCTGGTCAGGAATCCTATTATATTTCAGATGCGCCAGACTCGAATAGCTTAATGAATGTAGGCGGGAATCTATTTATGGTATCTCATTTTGAATATGATTCAATAGATAACGCTGGTAAATCAGCGTATGGTGTGGTTCCTGCATCCATGACACTAACACACCTAAACCAAGATAAAAGGACTGGAGAATTATCTGTTAAGGATGCTAAAAAGATTGATTTCTCAAGCGTAAATGGCTTATGGATTCCATGTAATGGCTCAACCTCACCTTGGGGAACTCATTTAGGATCAGAGGAATATGAACCAAATGCTCTTCAATTCGAGGCAGAAACCGGAACAGATAAAGATTCTACGAATGTTAAAGGTTTTGCAAAGCTTTACTTTGGGGATGAATCAAAAGCAAATCCTTATAATTATGGTTTTATTCCAGAAGTAACTGTCAAACCGAATGGTGATACTAGTGTCGTTAAACACTATAGTGCCGGTCGTTTTTCACATGAAATAATGACAGTGATGCCTGATAATAAGACAGCATTCTTCGGTGATGATGGAAACTATACCGTAACGTTTATGTATGTGGCCGATAAAGAAAAAGACTTATCTGCCGGAACTCTATATGCAGCCAAATTCGTTCAAACAAGTGCAGAAAATGGTGGATCTGGTGACCTTGAGTGGGTGAAGCTAGGACATGCAACAGATGACGAAGTTAGAGCGATTATCGACAAGGGAACAAAGTTCAGTGACATCTTTGAAACAGCAAGTGAGCCAACTGAAGGGTTTACAGCAATCAAAACAGATTCAAGCGGTGGAAAAACGGAATACATCAAATTAAAGCCTGGCATGGAAAAAGCAGCAGCGTTCTTAGAATCTCGTAGATACGCAGCTTTAAAGGGTGCGACGGCAGAGTTCCGTAAAATGGAAGGTATCACAGTTAACGCAAAAGATAAAAAAGTATATATGGCAATCTCTGAAATTGGTAAAGCTATGCTGGAAGATACAACCCATGTGGATCCTGTAGATGATGTTCATTTAAATAAAATCAATGCAGGTGGAACATATGAACTTAATTTAACTGGTGGTTTAAAAGACAAGGATGGTAACGAAATCAACAGTGAATACGCGGCTTCTGATATGAAAGCACTGGTTGTAGGGGAAGACTTAGCTGCACCAGATGCATACGGAAATAAAGCGAATCCTGACAAAATTTCCAAGCCTGATAACCTGAGCTATTCTGAAAAAATGAGAACATTATTTATCGGTGAAGATGGCGGGGAGCATACGAACAACTTTGTATGGGCTTATAATGTGGATACAAAGGAGCTATCTCGTGTGTTATCTGTTCCAGTGGGAGCAGAAGCCACAGGATTACGTGTCCTTGATAACTTCAATGGCTTCTCCTATGTATTGAGCAACTATCAGCACCCAGGTGATGAGCTCGAGAACTTCCAAGGTACAGCTGTGAATAAGGAAGAGCTAGAGCAGGCAATTGAAGCAGGAATTGGAATCGACAAAAAAGGTGGAGTAGGCTATATTGCTGGTTTACCACAGTTAAACGGGAAACATGTTGGCTGGAATTTAAAGGATGGAAAATGGTATTTCCACAATGAAAATGGTGATCTACAAACGGGTTGGGTAAAAGATCGTGCAAAATGGTACTACCTCGAAGCAGCTGGTGAAATGAAGACTGGTTGGGTAAAGACAGGGAACAAGTGGTATTACCTCGCACAATCCGGTGAAATGAAAACTGGTTGGGTAAAAACAGGGAACAAGTGGTACTACCTTACAGAATCCGGTGAAATGAAAACGGGCTGGGTTAAGACAGGAAACAAGTGGTACTATCTTGAAGAATCTGGTGAAATGAAAACAGGCTGGGTTAAATCAGCAAACAAATGGTACTATCTAAATACAGATGGCAGTATGGCTGTTAATACTACTATTAACGGTTACAAAGTGAACCAACATGGTGAATGGGTACGATAA
- a CDS encoding Cof-type HAD-IIB family hydrolase has translation MTYKMIVLDLDDTLLQDDHTISPRTKQSLMDAQEAGVKVVLASGRPTSAMLDIAEELRLKDYGSFILSFNGAKITNCQTGEELFSSTLSPEVVHNLYEVSRSEDVWIHTYVGDYIVTEAGNQYTDVEATITGLEVFEVDSFVDSVNEPVVKVLMLEEPEKLAIVEKKLQEQFAGELSVMRSKPFFLEFTEDGVTKGTSLNHLIGQLGITREEVIAIGDSYNDLAMIEFAGLGVAMGNAPDDIKEKADYVTDTNMNDGVAKVVEKFVLNGAVLV, from the coding sequence ATGACATATAAAATGATTGTACTAGATTTAGATGATACATTATTGCAGGACGACCACACGATTTCTCCTCGTACTAAGCAATCGTTAATGGATGCTCAGGAAGCGGGCGTTAAGGTTGTATTAGCGTCTGGTCGCCCTACTTCTGCGATGCTTGATATTGCTGAAGAATTACGCTTAAAGGACTATGGTAGTTTTATTCTCTCTTTTAATGGTGCAAAAATTACAAACTGCCAAACCGGTGAAGAGCTGTTTAGTAGCACCTTATCACCTGAAGTGGTTCACAACTTATATGAAGTAAGTCGTAGTGAAGATGTTTGGATTCACACCTATGTAGGCGACTATATTGTGACAGAAGCGGGTAATCAATATACAGATGTGGAAGCTACTATTACCGGCCTAGAAGTTTTTGAAGTGGACAGCTTTGTGGATTCAGTAAATGAACCAGTGGTTAAAGTGTTAATGCTTGAGGAGCCAGAAAAGCTTGCTATTGTTGAAAAAAAGCTACAAGAGCAGTTTGCTGGTGAGCTTAGTGTGATGCGTTCGAAGCCGTTCTTTTTAGAGTTTACGGAAGATGGTGTAACGAAAGGGACAAGTCTTAACCATTTGATTGGGCAGCTTGGCATTACTCGTGAAGAAGTAATTGCGATCGGTGACAGCTACAATGACCTGGCGATGATTGAGTTTGCAGGACTAGGCGTGGCCATGGGCAACGCACCTGATGATATCAAGGAAAAAGCCGACTATGTGACTGATACGAATATGAATGATGGCGTAGCGAAGGTTGTTGAGAAGTTTGTGCTGAATGGTGCTGTGCTGGTTTAA
- a CDS encoding type II CAAX endopeptidase family protein, with translation MKNKSLLYSVSVLVVSWGFTLLLFQNEEQALKSFALVMFAPLVVAIIFNRIPALKLTSEVRFFNFKGLKLPSWLFGLFYPIVMVLVIAVMNLSFGISDLKDLSSSDVKKLVTVISTFIPALLSAFGEEAGWRGYLLPSLAEKYSNIKATFITGVVWATFHMPVVYLLAKVQHVPNPALVTLVQAGTAFTISFSFAYIFFKTRSLIPVILLHASWNLFNPYVLGNIYTNETGILKGNLFIQNGEGVMGLIVLLIACIFFRYRIKQLETTQGQAGNIGPSV, from the coding sequence ATGAAAAATAAATCACTGTTGTATAGTGTAAGTGTATTGGTTGTAAGCTGGGGATTTACTCTTTTACTTTTTCAAAACGAGGAGCAGGCATTAAAATCTTTCGCGCTAGTAATGTTTGCGCCGTTAGTTGTTGCTATTATTTTTAATAGGATACCAGCTTTAAAATTGACTTCAGAGGTAAGGTTTTTCAATTTTAAGGGTCTTAAGCTGCCCTCTTGGTTATTTGGGTTGTTTTATCCGATTGTCATGGTACTAGTAATTGCTGTTATGAATTTGTCTTTTGGAATTAGTGATTTGAAGGACTTATCATCTAGTGATGTGAAAAAACTTGTAACTGTCATTTCCACATTTATTCCAGCATTATTAAGTGCATTTGGGGAGGAAGCAGGATGGAGGGGGTATTTATTGCCTTCCTTAGCTGAAAAATATAGCAATATAAAAGCGACGTTTATTACTGGGGTGGTTTGGGCTACATTCCACATGCCTGTAGTATACTTACTGGCAAAAGTTCAGCATGTACCCAATCCAGCTTTAGTAACGCTCGTTCAAGCGGGTACGGCATTTACGATCTCGTTCTCTTTTGCTTATATCTTTTTCAAGACAAGAAGCCTCATTCCTGTGATTCTGCTTCATGCGTCTTGGAACTTATTCAACCCGTATGTATTAGGGAATATCTATACAAATGAAACTGGAATCCTGAAGGGGAATCTTTTTATCCAAAACGGTGAAGGTGTAATGGGCTTGATTGTATTACTTATAGCCTGTATTTTCTTTAGGTATCGGATTAAGCAGTTGGAAACGACTCAAGGGCAAGCTGGCAACATCGGGCCGTCAGTTTGA
- a CDS encoding DUF3231 family protein, whose product MTNIFESLKDLFAPMADGERKNPLHIGEVNHFWLLLTLVEEGIMIFELGLNTTTDDQLIHAFTNGHQSAKDVSQRLRTFFINEGIPLPPSSENKPKSDPNAVPLGVKYTDEELANLVSAKVAAEITLIGQGIALCVRNDACKMFFEIQFEIFKYGSSLKKLMRERGWLKVPPYYYPPGSPN is encoded by the coding sequence ATGACCAATATATTTGAATCCCTAAAAGACCTTTTTGCACCAATGGCAGACGGTGAGAGAAAAAATCCCTTACATATTGGAGAAGTGAACCACTTTTGGCTGTTACTTACCTTAGTTGAAGAAGGTATTATGATATTTGAGTTAGGGCTAAATACAACAACGGATGATCAATTAATTCATGCCTTTACGAATGGACACCAATCCGCGAAAGACGTAAGTCAGCGCCTGCGTACCTTTTTTATCAATGAAGGTATTCCATTACCACCATCCTCAGAGAATAAACCAAAATCAGATCCAAATGCGGTCCCACTTGGGGTAAAATATACCGATGAGGAGTTAGCAAACTTAGTATCTGCTAAGGTTGCAGCTGAGATTACGCTTATAGGTCAAGGAATAGCTCTGTGTGTTAGAAACGATGCATGCAAGATGTTTTTTGAAATACAATTTGAAATATTTAAGTATGGCTCTTCGCTAAAAAAATTGATGCGTGAACGTGGTTGGCTAAAGGTGCCTCCCTATTACTATCCACCAGGCTCGCCAAATTAA
- a CDS encoding manganese-dependent inorganic pyrophosphatase, producing the protein MEKVLIFGHKNPDTDTICSAIAYADLKKQLGMDVEPVRLGQINGETQYALTQFKAETPRLVEAVAAEVNSVILVDHNERQQSANDIADVRVLEVIDHHRIANFETSDPLYYRCEPVGCTATILNKLYKENGKEIKPEIAGLMLSAIISDSLLFKSPTCTPEDVEAARELAAIAGVDAESYGLEMLKAGADVRDKSIAELLSLDAKGFEMGASKVEIAQVNVVDTADVLARQTEIEAAINSIIEEKNLDLFLFVVTDILTNDSVGLALGSKAVAVEKAYNVTLSNNTATLKGVVSRKKQIVPVLTDIFNKGEF; encoded by the coding sequence ATGGAAAAAGTACTTATTTTCGGTCATAAAAATCCCGACACAGATACAATTTGTTCTGCTATTGCATATGCAGATTTGAAAAAACAATTAGGCATGGATGTTGAACCTGTCCGCCTAGGTCAAATTAACGGTGAAACACAATACGCACTTACTCAATTCAAAGCTGAGACTCCTCGTTTAGTAGAAGCAGTGGCTGCTGAGGTTAACTCCGTTATTTTAGTAGACCACAATGAGCGCCAACAAAGTGCCAACGATATCGCGGATGTTCGTGTACTAGAAGTAATCGACCATCACCGTATTGCCAATTTCGAAACAAGTGATCCGTTATACTACCGTTGTGAGCCTGTAGGCTGTACGGCGACAATCTTAAATAAATTGTATAAAGAGAATGGAAAAGAAATTAAGCCTGAGATCGCTGGCTTGATGTTATCTGCGATTATTTCTGACTCTTTATTATTTAAATCTCCAACTTGCACACCAGAAGACGTGGAAGCTGCGCGTGAATTAGCTGCCATTGCAGGTGTAGATGCTGAAAGCTACGGCCTTGAAATGTTAAAGGCTGGAGCAGATGTTCGTGACAAATCAATCGCTGAATTGTTAAGCCTGGATGCAAAAGGCTTCGAAATGGGCGCTAGCAAGGTAGAAATCGCTCAAGTAAACGTGGTTGACACAGCTGATGTTCTTGCTCGCCAAACGGAAATAGAAGCAGCAATCAATTCTATCATCGAAGAAAAGAACCTTGATTTATTCCTATTTGTTGTAACTGACATTTTAACAAATGATTCTGTTGGTTTAGCGTTAGGTAGCAAAGCTGTTGCTGTTGAAAAAGCATACAATGTTACTCTTTCAAATAACACTGCTACCCTAAAGGGCGTTGTTTCTCGTAAGAAGCAAATCGTTCCAGTGTTAACTGATATCTTTAATAAAGGTGAATTTTAA
- a CDS encoding FliA/WhiG family RNA polymerase sigma factor, protein MNTGIKETKPHDLLWKSYREGHDSRSQEHLVKQYMYLVEQMANRMSLSIPQRIIPKEDLVGLGYIGLLEAIKKFDYKKGYQFETFGLWRIKGAMLDGIRQMDWVPRGLRDKAKRLNSAFRELEQNLMRSPSEEELSKYLNIPLDEVDQAMAALSVSTLLSLNEPFNSNEDDGKQQSRMDQVKDDSFSNHDRGLQMADFKQMMAACIDTMPEKERLVISLLYYEGLTQVEISEVLNLTKGRISQIHSRAILRLRQSFEANGYSLDSFL, encoded by the coding sequence TTGAACACAGGTATTAAAGAAACCAAACCGCATGATTTATTGTGGAAAAGCTACCGAGAGGGGCACGATTCAAGGTCACAGGAACATTTAGTCAAACAGTACATGTACTTGGTTGAGCAAATGGCTAATCGAATGAGTCTTAGTATCCCGCAACGTATTATTCCGAAAGAGGACTTAGTTGGGTTAGGCTATATAGGCTTACTTGAAGCAATTAAGAAATTTGATTACAAAAAGGGATATCAATTTGAAACTTTCGGCTTGTGGAGAATAAAGGGAGCCATGTTGGATGGGATCCGGCAAATGGACTGGGTACCAAGAGGGCTTAGAGACAAAGCCAAAAGACTAAATAGTGCTTTTCGGGAGTTAGAGCAAAATTTGATGAGATCTCCCTCTGAAGAGGAACTCAGCAAATATTTGAACATTCCACTGGATGAAGTCGACCAAGCCATGGCTGCGTTATCAGTGTCCACACTGCTTTCACTTAATGAACCGTTTAATTCTAACGAGGATGATGGGAAACAGCAAAGTCGGATGGATCAGGTTAAGGATGATAGCTTCAGCAATCATGATCGAGGGTTACAAATGGCAGATTTCAAGCAAATGATGGCTGCATGTATTGATACAATGCCAGAAAAAGAAAGACTAGTCATTTCATTATTATATTATGAGGGTTTAACTCAAGTAGAGATTTCAGAAGTCTTGAATCTCACAAAGGGAAGAATCTCTCAAATCCATTCAAGAGCGATCTTACGGTTGAGACAAAGCTTCGAAGCCAATGGGTATTCTTTAGATTCCTTTTTATAG
- a CDS encoding MinD/ParA family protein, giving the protein MDQAQSLREYMHRFNVQQEEHHSARVLTITSGKGGVGKSNFTLNFALGLNAVGKRVVVLDLDLSTANINILMGITPRNSLADVLHRQKSIWDVLEKGTAGIDYISGGLEIQDLMELDPNTLSYFWSQIQELQTYADFILLDTGAGISKELVDFILASDETILVTTPEPTAIADSYAVLKTVIQFTKQTPNFRLVVNRAQSYREAVDTSRAIKNATSSFLKFKLVTLGFLMEDAHVRQSVRAQMPFFITYPNCEASKNIKQIVNSFLPQSEESSKDQTKGIRGFFEKMFSLGKTM; this is encoded by the coding sequence ATGGACCAAGCACAAAGTCTACGAGAATACATGCATCGATTTAATGTTCAGCAAGAAGAACATCACTCTGCTCGTGTTTTAACAATTACAAGTGGTAAGGGCGGGGTAGGGAAATCAAATTTCACTCTTAACTTTGCATTAGGTTTAAATGCAGTCGGTAAAAGAGTTGTGGTCTTGGATTTAGACTTATCGACCGCGAATATTAATATATTAATGGGAATAACGCCACGGAATAGTCTGGCAGATGTTCTGCATCGTCAGAAGTCAATTTGGGACGTATTAGAAAAAGGAACGGCTGGAATCGATTATATTTCTGGAGGACTTGAGATCCAAGACCTAATGGAGTTAGACCCAAATACACTTTCGTATTTTTGGAGTCAAATTCAGGAACTTCAAACCTATGCAGATTTTATTCTACTAGACACAGGTGCCGGGATATCAAAGGAATTAGTAGATTTTATTTTAGCTTCTGATGAAACCATATTGGTTACCACACCGGAACCGACTGCTATTGCAGATTCCTATGCGGTTTTAAAAACAGTCATTCAGTTTACGAAGCAAACCCCAAATTTTCGCTTGGTAGTCAATCGTGCGCAATCTTATCGGGAAGCTGTTGACACTTCTAGAGCAATAAAAAATGCTACTAGTAGTTTTCTAAAATTTAAATTAGTGACATTAGGGTTTTTGATGGAAGATGCACATGTTAGGCAATCTGTTAGAGCTCAAATGCCATTTTTTATCACTTACCCTAATTGTGAAGCATCTAAGAACATTAAACAAATTGTTAATTCCTTTTTACCTCAGTCTGAAGAATCATCAAAAGATCAAACCAAAGGAATCCGTGGTTTTTTTGAAAAAATGTTTTCACTCGGTAAAACAATGTAA
- the flhF gene encoding flagellar biosynthesis protein FlhF produces the protein MKTKKIVADSMPLALKMVRQQLGENAIIVNTRTIQKGGVFGLFSKQKYEVTAYAMEKKSPSSEPKFALELKDKTEKPLLNINNIENESEEQEETISGFHRNPQGLYNYYSKKPVGTEKPIPSTTTTKSQEDEKKVSVLSKAMEEQNPLLDELQQMKKMMMTFMMNGKQDEGLSPNLNNWVTRLKKQGVDDEVVGDLVNRILLKYESKADLADDIIETELFSMITGIIEKKLPVSNVVHERTRMINVIGPTGVGKTTSIAKLATEQVLKQKRRVAMITTDVYRIAAVEQLKTYAGILNVPVEVVRTADELGSALKKLEHYDLIYMDTTGRNYKEVEYRESINQFLNHPLESDNYLVLSMTTKFEDMEILLDEFLESPIKKLILTKFDETSSYGSILNIAYKYPYQLAYITNGQSVPEDIINVDATLLAKYLLGKEL, from the coding sequence ATGAAAACCAAGAAAATCGTGGCAGACTCTATGCCCCTTGCTTTAAAAATGGTGCGCCAGCAATTAGGTGAGAACGCAATAATTGTTAATACTAGGACCATCCAAAAAGGTGGCGTTTTCGGTCTTTTTTCTAAGCAAAAATATGAAGTGACTGCTTATGCCATGGAAAAGAAAAGCCCTAGTTCAGAGCCAAAATTCGCTCTGGAATTAAAGGATAAAACAGAAAAACCACTCTTAAATATAAACAATATCGAAAATGAATCTGAGGAGCAAGAAGAGACTATATCAGGCTTTCATAGGAATCCTCAAGGGTTATATAATTATTATTCAAAAAAACCAGTTGGAACAGAAAAACCTATTCCGTCTACAACCACCACCAAGTCTCAAGAAGATGAAAAAAAAGTATCTGTGTTATCAAAGGCAATGGAAGAGCAAAATCCTTTACTCGATGAGTTACAACAGATGAAAAAAATGATGATGACCTTCATGATGAATGGCAAACAAGATGAGGGACTATCGCCTAATCTGAATAATTGGGTCACACGTTTGAAAAAGCAAGGTGTGGATGATGAAGTTGTTGGGGACCTAGTGAATCGTATTCTATTGAAATATGAGTCAAAGGCTGATTTGGCGGATGACATTATTGAAACTGAGCTTTTTTCAATGATTACTGGAATTATTGAAAAGAAACTACCTGTTTCTAATGTAGTTCATGAGAGAACGCGCATGATCAATGTCATTGGGCCTACTGGTGTAGGAAAAACGACATCAATTGCAAAACTTGCAACTGAACAGGTGCTAAAGCAAAAGCGCAGAGTGGCAATGATTACTACGGATGTCTATCGGATTGCTGCAGTTGAACAATTAAAAACCTATGCTGGAATCTTAAATGTACCTGTTGAAGTGGTTCGTACCGCGGATGAATTAGGATCAGCACTTAAAAAGTTGGAACATTATGATTTGATTTATATGGATACAACTGGACGCAACTATAAAGAAGTGGAATACCGTGAATCCATTAATCAATTCTTAAATCATCCTTTGGAAAGTGATAATTATTTAGTATTAAGTATGACTACGAAGTTTGAGGATATGGAAATATTGTTAGATGAGTTTTTAGAAAGCCCAATTAAAAAATTGATCCTTACTAAATTTGATGAAACGAGCAGTTATGGTTCGATTCTTAATATTGCTTATAAATATCCATATCAATTAGCATACATCACAAATGGACAAAGTGTTCCTGAAGATATTATTAACGTCGATGCGACATTGCTTGCGAAATATTTATTAGGAAAGGAACTTTAA